The DNA sequence GCCCAAGGAAATCGTCTGCATCGTCGGCGAAAGCGGGTCGGGCAAATCGATCACCGCCTTCACCACCATGGGGCTGCTGCCAAAGGCGCTGACCCCGACCGGCGGCAAGATCCACTTTGACGGCCATGACCTCCTGACCCTGCCGAAACGCACCCATGCGTCGCTGCGGGGCCGTCGCATGGCAATGATCTTTCAGGAACCGATGTCGGCGCTGAATCCGTGCTACACCGTGGGCGACCAGATCGAAGAGATGTTCCAGCAACACACGGATCTGGGCGCGTCGCAGCGCAGGGCACGCACGATGAAACTGCTCGAAGAGGTGCATCTGCCCGATCCGCCGCGCGTCTACAGTTCGTATCCGCACCAGCTGTCGGGCGGCCAACGTCAGCGGATCGTGATCGCCATGGCCCTGGCGCTGGACCCGGCGCTGCTGATCGCGGATGAACCGACCACCGCGCTGGATCTGTCCACGCAGCAGCAGATCCTGCATCTGTTCAAGGAACTGCGCGAAAAGCATGACGCGGGGATCATGTTCGTCACCCATGATTTCGACGTCGTGGCCGAGATCGCGGATCGCGTCGTCGTCATGCAGCACGGCAGGATCGTCGAACAGGGCAGCGCCGAAGAGGTCCTGAACCGACCGCAGCACCCCTATACCCGGCTGCTGATCGACGCCGTGCCCCGCCGCACCCGCGAGGTGCCCGACCCGATCACCACCCCCGAGACGATGAAGGTCTCTGGCCTGAACAAGACCTATCACATGTCGGGCGGCATGTTCCGCAAGGCGCGCGATGTGCATGCCTGCAAGGACGTCGACTTTGCCGTGCGCCAGGGTGAAACCCTGGGCATCGTGGGCGAAAGCGGCTCGGGCAAGTCGACGCTGGTCAAATGCCTGGTGCGTCTGGAAGACCCCGAAAGTGGTGTCGTCGAAGTGGATGGCAAGGACATCGCCCTGATGTCGCGCAGCGACCTTCATCCCTATCGCAAGCACATCCAGATCGTGTTTCAGGACCCCTACGGCTCTCTCAACCCGCGCCGGACCATCGGCGACCAGCTGGTCGAAGGCCCGGTGAACTTCGGCGAAAACCGTGGCAGGGCGATGGACCGCGCGCGCGAGTTGATGAATATCGTGCGGCTGGGTCCGGACGTGCTGAACCGCTATCCCAACCAGTTCTCCGGCGGGCAGCGGCAGCGGATCTGCATCGCCCGTGCGCTGATGGTCGAACCCAAGATCCTGATCGCGGACGAAGCGGTCTCGGCGCTGGATGTGTCGGTTCAGAAGGAGGTGCTCACGTTGCTGAACGAGATCCGCGACCGGATGGGGCTGACCGTGCTCTTCATCACCCACGATCTGCGCGTTGCCGCCCAGGTCTGCGACACGCTGATTGTGATGCAGGAAGGTGAGGTGGTCGAACGCGGCACGGTCGAAGAGGTCTTTGGCGCGCCCTCGCATCCCTACACCCGAATGCTGCTGGACGCGCAGCCCGGCCAGCATTGGGATGTGCCCGATGTCTCCACCTTGCCCCCGGCGGTCGCATGAGCGGGTCGTTCTCACGCAGCCAGCAGACCCGCAAACCGGGTGTCACGGCCACGTCGGGCGGTGTTGTTGCCGCCCAGCATGTGGTTGCCGCCGAAGCCGGGGCCGAGGTGCTGGCCGCGGGCGGTGATGCGGTTGATGCCGCCGTCGCGGTGAGCTTTGCCATCGGAGTGGTTGAACCCTGGATGTCCGGCCCGATGGGCGGCGGGGCGATGATGCTCTGGCGTGCGGACGAGGGAAGCGCCCATGCGCTGAACTACGGCATGAGGTCCTCCGCCTCGCTGGACGTGTCGCATTATCCGCTGTCGGGGGCGGGCAAGGCGTCGGACCTCTTCCCGTGGGAAGCGGTGATCGAGGACCGCAACGTCACCGGCGCCACTTCGGTCGCCGTGCCCGGCACGATGGCAGGCATCTCCGCGGCCCATGAACGCTTTGGCCGGATGGCCTGGGCCGACCTGCTGGCCCCCGCCGTGGGTCTGGCCAAACGCGGTTTGCACGTGGATTGGTACGCGGCGCTGGTCATCGCCTCCAGCGCCCGCGACCTGGCACGCGATCCCGATGCCGCCGCGCTTTATCTCGATGATGGCCAATGGCCAAAAGGCTCCGGCTGGACCGCGCTGGCCGAGCAGCGGCTGGACCAGAGCAAGATGGCCGAGACGCTGGAACAGATTGCCCGCGAGGGCGAAGAGGCGTTCTATCGCGGTGACATCGCAGCGGCGCTGGTGCGGGACGTGACCGACAAGGGCGGTTTCCTGTCCTTGGAAGACATGCGCGACTACCGCGCCACCTGGTCCGATCCGCTGACGATCCCGTTCCGTGAGGGCCATGTGCACGCCATGCCCGGCCTGACCGCGGGCCCGACGCTGGCCGATACCCTGGCCCGCTGGCAGGACGGATATGCGGCGGCCGACGCGGATACCCCCGCCGCATATGTCGCCCGCGCCGATGGGCTGCGCGCGGCCTATGCCGACCGGCTCGCCACCATGGGGGATCACGAAGACGCCAGGGCCCCCGGCTGCACCACGCATTTCTCCATCGTGGACCGCGCGGGCAACATGGTGGCGATGACCCAGACCCTGCTGTCGATCTTCGGCGCCAAGGTGGTGTCGCCATCGACCGGGCTGAACCTGAACAACGGCATCATGTGGTTCGATCCGGAACAGGGCAAACCGAACTCTCTCGCCCCCGGCAAGGCCTGCCTGATGAACGTCTGCCCCGTGATCGGCGAAACGCCGCAGCGCCGCTTTGCGCTCGGGGCGTCGGGCGGGCGCAAGATCATGCCTGCGGTGGCACAGATCAGCGGCCACCTTATCGAACAGGGCCTGTCGATGCAGGACGCGATCGAAGCGCCGCGCCTGGATGCCTCGGGCGGCGCGCAGGTGGTGGCGGACGAACGCCTGGCGGGCCCTGTGGCCGACGCGCTTGCCGCCCGTTTCCCGCTGGCGCTGGCACAGCGCCTGCCGTTTCCCTTTGCCTTTGCCTGCCCCGCCGGGGTGATGCGCGAAGGTACCAGCAATTCCGGCACGACCGAGACGATGTCGCCCTGGGGCGACGGGGTCGCGGAACCGGATCAGAACAAGGCACCTTCATGACACTTAACGAAACCGCCTGCGCCCGTATCGAAACCTATTTCGACGGTGGCGATTTCCAGCGCGACCTCGCGACCCTTGTTTCCCGCCCGACCGAAAGCCAGGACCCGCGGGGCAGGGCGCACCTGAAGGCCTATCTGGAGAACGACATGGCCCCGATGCTGGAGGCCATGGGCTTTGCCTGCCAGTTCCACGACAACCCCATCCCGGACGGCCCGCCGATCCTGACCGCCGAGCGGATCGAAGACCCGGCCCTGCCCACCGTGCTCAGCTATGGTCACGGCGACGTGGTGCGCGCGCAGGAAGATCAATGGCGCCAGGGGCTGACGCCGTTCGAGCTGACCGAGGAAGGCGACCGGCTCTATGGGCGGGGGGCGGCGGACAACAAGGTGCAGCACCTGATCAACCTGCGGTCCATGGAGGCGGTGATCGCGGCGCAGAAGCATCTGGGCTTCAATGCCAAGGTCATCATCGAGATGGGCGAGGAAACCGGCTCTCCCGGCCTCAAGGACTTCTGCGCGGCCAACAGGGATATGCTTGCCGCCGATGTCTTCATCGCGTCGGACGGGCCACGCCTGCGCCCGTCGGTGCCGACGATTTTTACCGGCGCGCGGGGCGGCGTGAGCTTCGATCTCGAGGTCAACCTGCGGGACGGTGCGAACCATTCCGGCAATTTCGGCGGTCTGCTGGCCGATCCCGCGATGATCCTTGCGCATGCGCTGGCCAGCATCACCGACGCGCGCGGCCAGATCCACATTCCCGAATGGCGCCCGACCAGCCTGACCCCGCGCATCCGCGAGGTTCTGGGGGCGCTGCCGCCGCATGACACCGGCATCGACCTGGATGCCGACTGGGGAGAGGCCGATCTGAGCCCGGCGGAACGAGTCTTTGGCTGGAACAGTTTTGCGATCCTCGCGATGACCGCGGGTGTGCCTGACGCGCCGCTGAACGCCATCGCCGGGTCCGCCCGCGCCACCTGCCAGCTGCGGTTCGTGGTTGGCACCGAACTGGGCGACATCCTGCCCGCGCTGCGCCGTCATCTGGACCAGAACGGTTTTGGCAATGTCCGGATCGTGGAACACGGGCGCAACGC is a window from the Sulfitobacter sp. THAF37 genome containing:
- a CDS encoding gamma-glutamyltransferase; the protein is MSGSFSRSQQTRKPGVTATSGGVVAAQHVVAAEAGAEVLAAGGDAVDAAVAVSFAIGVVEPWMSGPMGGGAMMLWRADEGSAHALNYGMRSSASLDVSHYPLSGAGKASDLFPWEAVIEDRNVTGATSVAVPGTMAGISAAHERFGRMAWADLLAPAVGLAKRGLHVDWYAALVIASSARDLARDPDAAALYLDDGQWPKGSGWTALAEQRLDQSKMAETLEQIAREGEEAFYRGDIAAALVRDVTDKGGFLSLEDMRDYRATWSDPLTIPFREGHVHAMPGLTAGPTLADTLARWQDGYAAADADTPAAYVARADGLRAAYADRLATMGDHEDARAPGCTTHFSIVDRAGNMVAMTQTLLSIFGAKVVSPSTGLNLNNGIMWFDPEQGKPNSLAPGKACLMNVCPVIGETPQRRFALGASGGRKIMPAVAQISGHLIEQGLSMQDAIEAPRLDASGGAQVVADERLAGPVADALAARFPLALAQRLPFPFAFACPAGVMREGTSNSGTTETMSPWGDGVAEPDQNKAPS
- a CDS encoding ABC transporter ATP-binding protein; amino-acid sequence: MTDPILSIENLTVQLPKAADRDNAVENLTVKVMPKEIVCIVGESGSGKSITAFTTMGLLPKALTPTGGKIHFDGHDLLTLPKRTHASLRGRRMAMIFQEPMSALNPCYTVGDQIEEMFQQHTDLGASQRRARTMKLLEEVHLPDPPRVYSSYPHQLSGGQRQRIVIAMALALDPALLIADEPTTALDLSTQQQILHLFKELREKHDAGIMFVTHDFDVVAEIADRVVVMQHGRIVEQGSAEEVLNRPQHPYTRLLIDAVPRRTREVPDPITTPETMKVSGLNKTYHMSGGMFRKARDVHACKDVDFAVRQGETLGIVGESGSGKSTLVKCLVRLEDPESGVVEVDGKDIALMSRSDLHPYRKHIQIVFQDPYGSLNPRRTIGDQLVEGPVNFGENRGRAMDRARELMNIVRLGPDVLNRYPNQFSGGQRQRICIARALMVEPKILIADEAVSALDVSVQKEVLTLLNEIRDRMGLTVLFITHDLRVAAQVCDTLIVMQEGEVVERGTVEEVFGAPSHPYTRMLLDAQPGQHWDVPDVSTLPPAVA
- a CDS encoding M20 family metallopeptidase, whose product is MTLNETACARIETYFDGGDFQRDLATLVSRPTESQDPRGRAHLKAYLENDMAPMLEAMGFACQFHDNPIPDGPPILTAERIEDPALPTVLSYGHGDVVRAQEDQWRQGLTPFELTEEGDRLYGRGAADNKVQHLINLRSMEAVIAAQKHLGFNAKVIIEMGEETGSPGLKDFCAANRDMLAADVFIASDGPRLRPSVPTIFTGARGGVSFDLEVNLRDGANHSGNFGGLLADPAMILAHALASITDARGQIHIPEWRPTSLTPRIREVLGALPPHDTGIDLDADWGEADLSPAERVFGWNSFAILAMTAGVPDAPLNAIAGSARATCQLRFVVGTELGDILPALRRHLDQNGFGNVRIVEHGRNAFPATRLDPDHPMVRFAAASIERSLGVAPDILPNLGGSLPNDCFAEVLGLPTIWVPHSYAGCSQHAPNEHVLKSLSRQALLAMTSLFADLSGQGLPKE